The window CTCCttggttttttgggccttataaggtattagaatgcattggaccagttgcctaccgcttggatttgcctgctagctctaaaatacatctaGTCTTTCATATTTCATGCCTTAAGAGGAAGATGGGTGAAGATGTGATAGTGCAGCACCATTTgccagacacttctactactgggaAAGTTGAAGTGCAATcacaagccatacttgatcgaTAAGTTATAATGTACCGTAGACATCCTGCAACTGAAGTGTTAGTGCGATAGGCCAacttcagccttgaggacaacgcTAAATTGAAGGGGGCAGAATTGTTATgatccttttattttccttttattttctgtgcttaccttttattttctacgtatttattaagtctgcatatttattaagccTTGAGGATAAGACAACTTCAGCCATGAAGTTgtcttttattttctgcatatttcaTTACTAGCACCTTCTGGATAGAACTTTTTCATTTACAGGGTAGCACtcaactgaatatgagcactgtttatcatccacaaacagatgggcaaactgaagtggtaaatagGTACCTAGAAAATTACCTTTGATGCTTTGCTAGCGACAAGCTAAAGGAATAgattaaatggcttccctgggcggagtggtggtataatacctcttaccattcttctattaaaatgactctatttgaagtagtttatggtcaacccccgcttataatttcaaaatatatacCTAGtttttctaaagttgatcaagtggataaggaattgatggatagaaataagattattcagcttttaaaggataatctAATAGTCGCACAAGCATAAataaaacaacaagctgataaacaccgaagtgaatgagaatttactatgggtgattggttttccttcgtcttcaaccctacaagcaaacttccataaaggtccgatcttccatgaagttgtctcctcggttttttgggccttataaggtattataaTGCATTAGACCAGTTGCCtactagctctaaaatacatctaGTCTTTCATATTTCATGCCTTAAGAGGAAGATGGGTGAAGATGTGATAGTGCAGCACCATTTGCCaaacacttctactactggggaagttcaagtGCAACCACAAGCCATACTTGATTGACAAGTTGCAATGTACCGTAGACATCCTGTAAATGAAGTGTTAGTGCGATGGGCCAACTTCAGCCTTAAGAATAAGGCTAAATTGAAGGCGGTGGAATTGTTATgatccttttattttccttttattttctgtgcttaccttttattttctacgtatttattaagtctgttgaagttggaactctataaatagggatgtaactgtttcttttcggTTATCTATGAAAATTACTatttagtcttttgacaaaccctaagagGCCGATCCCGTCGAAGtgaccaaggaggctgatcccctcgaagtgatcatcactttctcttccttcttttatgataagactttagggtcttatcatacttatccaaatgaatcatagcttttctcttgatttttttatatttgattcataacttgAAAGTTGTCTTATTACTCCCTTATATTcataaagtatatctcatcaccaaattaatttatcttgttatcctgatttgaaaattgatgtaaagggaaatgaattatactattatatcattattcccctctttttgacaatgagaaagggggagaaagaattgctagctctaggaaagcaaaacttgctagcttactcatcttaAAAGTAAAGTaaagattgctagcttatatattacaaaaggaagaaaaaattgcttacttgtaatctcaagcaaaagtgctatctttcccatctcaagaagtaaaacttacatacttatacatctcaaaagaaaattactagtttgcacatttcaagtagaagcaaatattgctaactttcacatctgaagtgatgatatatgcaatgatgtttcaaaaacatgaaattatgcaatgatttgaaattatatctcaaaaattactagttacacttctcctttttgttgatgacaaagtgggagaagatatgatgatgatgtataagttataatgataatcatgcacttctcccttttgttgctaactttcatatatctaaaatttgctagtttgcatgttctaaagtgatgatatatgtaatgatatttaaaaaacttgaaattatgcaatgatttgaaattatctcaaaaattgctagttgtacttttcctatttgttgatgacaaaagaggagaagatatgatgatgatgtatttgttgattttatgttgcatgcatgatatgattaattgattctttcaatattcatgatgcatgcaatggtaaaatacttataattctatgaattcaaaaattccatcaatatggtatattgataggagaAGTTTAGTTaaattccatcatcaattggttgtcataataaaaaaggggtagattgttgaatctcgaattttgatgatgaaaccaattgataaagttatgatctaatgtgtacTTAAGTTATACAAGATTAGCTTCGATCATagaagataaatcgattaaagtagtagaatcagaagttgggccggaatggaccatgttagaagattagacgtcagacCGGAGGAAGgtcgatgtgtcggtagaaggcttcgtgtcatgaatttgggcatcgggccaaaaggatcggacattgcgccaaggagtttaggtgttgcggaggtcaacataccgattgggcaatacgccactagagaggatgatgtgtcgaagGTTCGAATGAAGCGctagatgaaccaataacataccggacaacttagtACTCTTGCTCATAATAATTTGTCCAAATCGAAGTAATTTAGAgggttaattgagttagtttcaaaTGTAACCAAGTGtcaccatgccaactcaattaggggcaaactaggcccaaagtagggctattttgggctaagagaaaagctcattcagtgacccaaagccatgtcaagtggtggcactaccGGAGCTGGCGGTGGAATTGCTTGAGGCTCGGTCTCCCAGGAGGTCtgtgcggtggtaccgcccaaacatagtatcctagattatgtcaagcggtggtgttgccagactgggtggtggtaccacctagtgttagtgtgttaggtggtagtaccaccagactgggcaatgATACCGCCTAATGTTAGAATGTCAGGCGGTATTACCGCCTAATACTAACGGTAGTACCACCAATATCTCAAAAATCAGTATTACCGCCCAATACTAAAAGGAGTGAGTGAGGATATAAAGATTTTcttctgagcctgtcaaaaggaaaatAGAGTTATAAAAGTAGTTAGTTCTTgctcattaaaggaagaccgttagtagatatcggtggcctcgatgaaagagaAATCAGTAGTGAATGTAagttacgatgaccgaaccattataaattggtGTGCTTTCTTTATTCGCTGTCAATTATTTACTTTGCaactgctttactttctcattactttagctgcacactcttacgaatgttTTTAAAGTTAAATACTTTTTGATACGATTTTATCGTATGATGTTTTTCGACTTGATGTAATTTTACgtatgtactaattcaccctcgccttcttagtgtcgactcgatcctaaaaaAATAGTAATCTTTTGACTATGAATGATATTTAAAAGCCAAGAAGAGTTTGGAAGATGGCACTAAAGAAACTTCTAAATAAAAAGTTTAACTTGAGGAGCAATAAGAATAGGTGCTATCTTACTATGGTACTTCCAAATGGGCTGTGTGCTAAGTATCTAGACTCATCTATAATCATTGGGCTATAGAGAGATAAATAATTCGGATCCTATATTAATATGAAATAGAATTGATAGTGATGTAAGAGCCATCCATAAAAAGATCAGCCACCTCTTTccaacaataaataaataaaaaaatcaatcacTAAAGAACATTATTGCATAGAGCCAATATATCAAAGGTGTGCCCGTTAGAGAACGAGGTATTGTCAGTCAGAGTCTTCCCAACATGGAACACAGAATAGAGGATCCAATGCTAATAAGCAttctaaaactctcttttaatgtTTAAGGCTAAAGATGAAACAGATAGTCTTAGATGTTCTATGGGCGATTATCCTAAGGCTCTAATAAGTCATACATAGAAGTAAAAATCTTAACCTAAAGATAATCCTCTTAAGGATTAGTATGATTCTTTTGATATAAATATCCTTCTCGAGTATGATAAAGTCCTTATCCGATTGGAGTTGTCATTCTAGAAGAAATCGGGGGAGATCATATTCAATATTTTATTGGAGATCCAAGAGTAAGTGGGCATAGAGTTAATGATATGATGAGCATTGTTTTTTCTGCTGGGCAGAGAGAACCTTTGTATTAACCTTGGATATTACTTAGAGATTTCTCAATTTGTGCATGCTGAAAGTGTCAACTCAATCTATCTTCGGTTAGGATAGATAGGTATTGAGGTATTTAAATAGCCAAACACCCTTCTTAATATCTAAGGCAGAGCAAATATTGTGTTTTGAGAAGTAGATGTTAGATTTGTCAAGGTTAGTTCTTAGGTTTGTGAGATTATTGAAAGTGTGTAGGATCTTTAGactataagaacaaaacttgaggttAGTCCCTAAAAGCCAAGAACAAGTTATCAATgaagattaaataataaatttttggTTAAAAGATTCTGAAtctaaaaaatcataaaagattAAATGATCTGTTAGACCATATAAAAAGATAGTGTGTTAGACCATATAAAAATAGGTTGATAGAGGGTTATCCTTACCTTCGAACTAGTTTGACTATTCATTATTGATTTTACAAGATAATATATTCATATGCCATAAGATAGATCAATCTAGCTTAATTAACTAACtaattgatttataattttaaataatttaaaaatatatatattttttaaataaaccaGTTCAATTAACTGGttcagttcaattgaatcgagccAAAATCTTAATCCAATTGGGCTAATATGATAAGATTTATAAAACTGAGCTCATGTCATTTGTAAAATTAGTGCATTcaaattgtattgatttaattaaTCAATTAATGGCTTAAGATTATGAACTCAATCggattaatatttttaaagttaAAATCAGTTTAATTTGATCCGAACTAATTaaccaaaccaaaatcatttaagTCCTCCAAAATCAAATTATTGATGAACCAAACACCTTGTCAATTGTTAATTATTTCAACcacataatgatttttatttgtTTCAAATAATTATTTCAGACATCCATTAATCATAGACATAGGAGATCCTCTCTTCTCACAAATTTTATTATGAAGAGATAGTGGGTTTAAGACCACATTCTCAAAGTTTTAACTAAAacataaatctaatgatcatgtaTTAAAATCACTTACCAAAGATTAAAAGATCATCCGATAAATTTAAACTTGGGTGGTATACTACTCACTCATCAGGAACTAAAGATTTGACTTCATCCCATAATAAAATTTGAGGATATCAGTTAATTTAACTATATTAACCATATGGTCCGAAGTTAAATTCTCATTCTCATCATTTAtcttttcataaaaaataaaaaatcagtgATTAAATAAGCAAAGAACTATGAAGTTGATCTACATATAAAGACACGCATCACATATCCCTTCTTTTACTTGTTCATTATACAAAATTTTCCAAGACAAATGTCATCCATAGTCTGAAGCAACAACGAAAACCATCATTCCTGTAGATGAAAACTAATGAAGTTTCTCTGTTTCATCACTAGGAAAGAATATTTCTCCAGAGGACATCTAGGGGAAGACGGTTATTTATGACAAGTACAAAAATAGAAAAATTGATGAAAGATGTGCAGAACACACAAGTTTTGTCTCTGGTACATCCACAATCGCAGGTGCCATTCTCAGCAAGCTATAGTGTAATATTAATCTTCTTTTCATATGGCAGGTGGAATTGGTGGACTCATTGTGTTCCCCTTATGAGTCGTGGACGAATCTTCTGCAACAATGGGCAAATGCGTGCCTGGAGATTGCCCAGCCGAAGATCTTATCGGACTTGATTTGTATTCCAATCTGAAAAGTGATGGACTGGACTGACCTTGGTAGGGAGAGCTTGGGGTTGATGCGAACAGAGGAGTGCCTTCTTCACGACACGGTGAAGCCGATACAAGCTGGCCACCACCATCCGTTTGCTTCTCACATAACTTGTCCTCCATCATATCATAGTGATCTGCCGTCCTAACCTCCTGCGCAAGAGAACATGAGCAACAGACAAGCCATTGAAAACAGTCGGTTACTGATGGCTGACCGCAGCAAAATGTATGCGCGGGAAGATTAAACTTCTTCCTCATCTGGATCCTCCAGAAGCCACCATAGAGTAAACCAAAGAAGCAAAGCAGAATGCCTGAAATTCCAAGTGCCTCTCTAACTGCTTCATTATTAAGATTGATGGCAGCCAAGTTGAAGATAAAGAAGGGAGCCAGGCAAAATAGAAGAAAAGTCATAATATGAACATACATGTTGCCGAATCCAAGCCTCTCCATGTTCCAGCCAAAAACACAACAGCTGCAGAATACTGAAAGGTAGGCAAGAGAAATATCATCCCAGAGATCGAATAAACCACCTATCCATTTCGGTCTAGACGCTGGAAAGCTTTGGCCCTCCCTTGCGACAAAAGAATATCTCttttcaagtgattttatccgcATGGTTTTTGGTTTTGAATCATCAGTGGAAATAGCCTTACCCGCTTCCTGATCAATTTCAGTTTCATAATCCTTCCCAAGAGGGCTAAGAATTTTATACACACTGGCAAACGCTGGTGCAGCGATAGCTACAGAGATGCACAAGCCAACTCCAATTGCCGGTCGCTGGGACCTGCGGTACCCCAGATTGAGGCCACACAAGGCATACTGTGCAAAACAATTCAGATGGAGAAGAATAACCACAACCATCATATGCATCCATTCATTAGGCTTATAGGTGCCATTCTTGCAATAAATTTTTCTGAGCGCCAGAATGTCTTTTGGTTCCCATCGACACAAAAGCACAAGATGATAGAA of the Musa acuminata AAA Group cultivar baxijiao chromosome BXJ2-10, Cavendish_Baxijiao_AAA, whole genome shotgun sequence genome contains:
- the LOC103973784 gene encoding uncharacterized protein LOC103973784 isoform X1; protein product: MEPNGNKGFADEIQEGLGSVRSPNDKDQISFHIQSSQVEIVDEEKNQSKFLGFVRTIPRGARFMKLGPSPSAKFRQLAYERDELSRAIHSEHSPRERFHMPLVRKIDWVSLWLMCKEWIRNPMNMALFLWITCVAISGAILFMVMTGMLNKALPSKSQRDTWFEVNNQILNALFTLMCLYQHPKRFYHLVLLCRWEPKDILALRKIYCKNGTYKPNEWMHMMVVVILLHLNCFAQYALCGLNLGYRRSQRPAIGVGLCISVAIAAPAFASVYKILSPLGKDYETEIDQEAGKAISTDDSKPKTMRIKSLEKRYSFVAREGQSFPASRPKWIGGLFDLWDDISLAYLSVFCSCCVFGWNMERLGFGNMYVHIMTFLLFCLAPFFIFNLAAINLNNEAVREALGISGILLCFFGLLYGGFWRIQMRKKFNLPAHTFCCGQPSVTDCFQWLVCCSCSLAQEVRTADHYDMMEDKLCEKQTDGGGQLVSASPCREEGTPLFASTPSSPYQGQSSPSLFRLEYKSSPIRSSAGQSPGTHLPIVAEDSSTTHKGNTMSPPIPPAI
- the LOC103973784 gene encoding uncharacterized protein LOC103973784 isoform X2 translates to MEPNGNKGFADEIQEGLGSVRSPNDKDQISFHIQSSQVEIVDEEKNQSKFLGFVRTIPRGARFMKLGPSPSAKFRQLAYERDELSRAIHSEHSPRERFHMPLVRKIDWVSLWLMCKEWIRNPMNMALFLWITCVAISGAILFMVMTGMLNKALPSKSQRDTWFEVNNQILNALFTLMCLYQHPKRFYHLVLLCRWEPKDILALRKIYCKNGTYKPNEWMHMMVVVILLHLNCFAQYALCGLNLGYRRSQRPAIGVGLCISVAIAAPAFASVYKILSPLGKDYETEIDQEAGKAISTDDSKPKTMRIKSLEKRYSFVAREGQSFPASRPKWIGGLFDLWDDISLAYLSVFCSCCVFGWNMERLGFGNMYVHIMTFLLFCLAPFFIFNLAAINLNNEAVREALGISGILLCFFGLLYGGFWRIQMRKKFNLPAHTFCCGQPSVTDCFQWLVCCSCSLAQEVRTADHYDMMEDKLCEKQTDGGGQLVSASPCREEGTPLFASTPSSPYQGTHLPIVAEDSSTTHKGNTMSPPIPPAI